From Polyodon spathula isolate WHYD16114869_AA chromosome 26, ASM1765450v1, whole genome shotgun sequence, one genomic window encodes:
- the LOC121300691 gene encoding urotensin-2 receptor, translating into METLEDLADSWSLINISSTGNSSSSAPDLPGSRNEILITSVLGTVLTVMCLVGVTGNVYTLVLMNISVRVTGSMYVYIVNLALADLLYLSTIPFVVCTYLVKDWYFGDIGCRILFSLDLLTMHTSIFILTVMSSERYLAVVKPLDTFGRSRGYRRTITCAVWVVSFLLAMPTMIMIDLRTSTRNGVVKRMCHPTWQMEAYKVYLTILFNTCILAPGVIIGYLYVRLARTYWISQTTVFTTKETQRCPKQKLLYMIFSIVLTYWTCYLPFWLWQLLSIYYYKPDNLSHKTVVYINFVVTCLAYSNSCINPFLYTLLTKNYKEYLKSRPKSCVGSKRKSTRHSSQRSVSSGTETLTIMKLKGTTEEASSL; encoded by the coding sequence ATGGAAACGCTGGAAGATTTAGCGGACTCTTGGAGCCTGATAAACATTTCATCAACGGGGAATTCGTCCTCCTCTGCCCCAGACCTCCCAGGGTCCAGGAATGAGATACTGATCACCTCTGTGCTCGGGACCGTCCTGACTGTCATGTGCCTGGTCGGGGTAACCGGTAACGTTTACACGCTGGTTCTGATGAACATCTCCGTCAGGGTCACCGGATCCATGTACGTTTATATAGTCAACCTGGCTCTGGCCGACCTGCTGTACCTGTCCACCATCCCCTTCGTGGTGTGCACGTACTTGGTCAAGGACTGGTACTTTGGCGACATCGGATGCAGAATCCTCTTCAGTTTGGACCTCTTAACTATGCACACCAGCATCTTTATTTTAACGGTAATGAGCTCGGAGAGGTACCTGGCTGTCGTGAAACCCCTGGACACGTTTGGAAGATCGAGGGGCTACAGAAGGACAATCACCTGCGCGGTGTGGGTGGTGTCTTTTCTCCTTGCCATGCCTACCATGATAATGATTGACCTCAGAACGAGCACCCGAAACGGGGTGGTGAAGCGCATGTGCCACCCTACCTGGCAGATGGAAGCATATAAGGTGTACCTTACGATCCTGTTCAACACCTGTATCTTAGCACCGGGCGTTATCATTGGATACCTCTACGTCCGATTAGCCAGGACTTACTGGATATCGCAAACGACTGTCTTCACAACGAAGGAAACGCAGCGGTGTCCCAAACAGAAGTTACTTTACATGATCTTCAGCATCGTCCTCACGTACTGGACTTGCTATCTGCCCTTCTGGTTGTGGCAACTGCTCAGTATCTACTACTACAAACCCGATAATCTGTCTCACAAAACCGTGGTTTATATCAACTTTGTAGTGACCTGTCTCGCCTACAGTAACAGCTGCATCAACCCTTTCCTTTACACGCTGCTGACGAAGAACTACAAGGAGTACCTTAAGAGCAGACCGAAGAGCTGTGTCGGTTCCAAGAGGAAATCTACCAGGCATTCTTCCCAGAGGTCGGTGTCTTCAGGCACCGAGACCCTGACGATTATGAAGCTCAAAGGCACCACGGAGGAAGCCTCCAGCCTCTGA